Proteins encoded by one window of Actinomycetota bacterium:
- a CDS encoding glycosyltransferase family 4 protein, whose amino-acid sequence MRIAVIAPPWLPVPPTGYGGTEVVLDTLCRGLAAADHDVLLYATGDSTCPVELAWTFPEHLGTVAISPAAELAHVMDAYDTALGWGAEVIHDHTITGPVWAGVHGRCPVVTTNHGPFSGDLAAVYRRIGPHLPIIAISHHQASTAGAIPIYAVIHHGVDLTGVEPGTGTGGYAAFLGRMTPDKGVDRAIRIARRAGVALRIAAKMREPAEQAYFDATVRPLLGGDVEYLGELRGDDKHRLLADATCLLNPIAWPEPFGMVMIEALARGTPVVATPYGAAPEIIGDGVTGWLRRDDDQLARAVLTAASLDRTACRAAAQTRFSMERMVTDHTSIYAALAATTRAHDAELVSVLDGDAPPDRAELVNISPTDTAL is encoded by the coding sequence CCGAAGTGGTCCTCGACACGCTCTGTCGGGGGCTGGCGGCCGCTGACCACGACGTGTTGCTCTATGCCACTGGCGATAGCACCTGCCCGGTGGAGCTGGCCTGGACGTTTCCGGAGCATCTCGGGACCGTGGCCATCAGCCCGGCCGCCGAGCTGGCCCACGTGATGGACGCCTACGACACCGCCCTCGGCTGGGGCGCCGAGGTCATCCACGATCACACCATCACCGGCCCGGTGTGGGCCGGCGTCCACGGCCGCTGCCCGGTCGTGACCACCAACCACGGACCGTTCAGCGGCGACCTGGCGGCGGTCTATCGTCGGATCGGTCCCCATCTGCCGATCATCGCCATCTCCCACCACCAGGCCTCGACCGCCGGTGCGATCCCCATCTACGCCGTCATCCACCACGGCGTCGACCTCACCGGCGTGGAGCCCGGCACCGGGACGGGCGGCTACGCCGCCTTCTTGGGCCGGATGACCCCCGACAAAGGCGTGGACCGAGCCATCCGGATCGCACGGAGGGCCGGGGTGGCGCTGCGGATCGCGGCCAAGATGCGCGAACCCGCCGAACAGGCTTACTTCGACGCCACCGTCCGCCCCCTGCTCGGCGGCGATGTCGAATACCTCGGCGAGCTCAGAGGCGACGACAAGCACCGCCTCCTGGCCGACGCTACCTGCCTCCTCAACCCCATCGCCTGGCCCGAGCCCTTCGGCATGGTCATGATCGAAGCGCTGGCCCGGGGAACCCCCGTCGTCGCCACCCCCTACGGGGCCGCCCCTGAGATCATCGGCGACGGTGTCACCGGCTGGCTCCGTCGCGACGATGACCAACTCGCCCGAGCGGTGCTGACCGCCGCCAGCCTCGACCGCACCGCCTGCCGGGCCGCCGCCCAGACGCGCTTTTCCATGGAACGCATGGTCACCGACCACACCTCGATCTATGCCGCCCTGGCAGCCACCACCCGGGCCCACGACGCTGAACTCGTCAGTGTCCTCGACGGCGACGCGCCCCCCGATCGGGCTGAGTTGGTCAATATCAGCCCGACCGACACCGCTTTGTGA